In Candidatus Goldiibacteriota bacterium, the genomic stretch GAGTATTTAAAAATTTTGTTTGAGGCGCTAAAACGCGAAGGCGTGGAGTTCGCGGTGAAGATGAACGATGAAAGATTTGCCAGGATTATTGCGGGAGAGGGTTTAAAGGTGGAATTTGTAAATGATATCCCGTTTTACTTTGGCGAACCTGTAAAGATAAAAGGCGCTCCATATTCCAGGATAGACAATCTGATAAATATTCTTTCCAATAAAATCACCGCGTTTAAGGACAGGGACGAGGCAAAGGATATAATAGACATACGCGAAATAGCAAACAGCATCAAACCTGACTGGAAACTAATTTTTGAAGCGGCAGATTCAAAAGCGGCAGGTGTTTTTCCGCCTGCTATTGCCGAAAAAATGGACGAATTTAACCTTGACCTGCTTGATAATGTAAAATGGATAAAAAAACCGGATAAAACTTTGTTTGCGCAGGATATTCAGAAAATTATTAAAGATATGCTTGAAGTAAAATAAACATTTGTCTGCGTAATTAAAATGGTTTATCTTGTTGATGCTTCCGCAAATATAAAAAACCAATTGTAATTACTGTCATATTTTAATACTATGTTTTTTAAAACAATGCAGGAGATTATTATGAAAAATAACAGGGCGTTAATGTATGTTGTAAGCGTTTTAACAGTTACGTTTTTATATTCAATCACATTCTTTTTTATTCCGCTTAAAGAAATGGGCGAAATATGCCTTTTAAGCGTGCCCGGGCCGCAGGGAAATCCTGTATGCGCCGTGAATTTTTCCCTGGTATTTCTTGGCGTGTATATGTTAATACCCCTTATAGTCACTTTAATTCTGCAGAAAATTGTTTATAAAGAGCCTTTAAAAGAGATAGGCTTTAAATTTAAATGGAGCCCGTGGTATCTTTTTGCGCTCTTTGCCCCTATAGCAATATCATTTCTGTCTTCCGCCGCCGCGCTTATTTTTCCCGGTATATCTCTTACGCCTGACATGAGTGGGATGATTGACCGTTATAAAGATATGCTCTCCCCGGAACAGGTTGAAGCAATGCGGCAGCAGCTGGCAAATGCCGGGCCTTCGGTATTAATTATGAGCATTGTGCAGATGATAGTTGCGGCAGTGACAATTAATGCAGTGTTTGCCCTTGGCGAAGAAGCAGGGTGGAGGGGATTTTTTCTTAAAAATTTACCGTCCATGTCTTTTTATAAGAAGTCCGCGCTTATAGGCGCTGTGTGGGGGTTCTGGCACCTTCCCGTAATCATACAGGGTTATAATTACCCGCAGCACCCGATAGCAGGCGTGTTTATGATGATAGTTTTTTGCGTCTTGTATTCCCCCATCTTCACATATACCGTGGAAAAGACAGGCTCTGTTTTTTCCGCGGCAATTCTGCATGGCGCGATTAACGCGTCCGCGGGCGCCGCGGTTATGTATATAAAAGGCGGGGACGATTTAACAGCGGGTGTAATGGCCTCTTCGGGGTTTATTGTACTTATCACTATAAATGTTTTAATTTATTTTTATGACAAAATCATAAGCAAAGAAAAAATAATAAATAAGGCGTGAAATTAAATGTATTAACAGGGAGAAGAAAATGAAAAGAATTTTATTTGTATTGTCTGCGGTAATTGTTTTTTCTTTAAGTGCTTTTGCGGAAGAATCTGCTGCAACAACTGCGGCTGTTCAGCCGGAAGCGGCAAGTACACCGGTTGCTCCGCAGGGATGGTTAAAGCCCGTTGTAACGGGGGCGGTAAATTTTTCGCAGGCGGGTTTTGACAACTGGGCGGCAGGCGGGGAAAATAACTGGGCATGGACAGCGTCTCTGCTTGCGGGAGAGAATTATGATGTGGAAAAATGGCTTTGGGAAAATACGTTAAAACTGAAGTACGGGATGATTGACACTGACGCGGCAGACCCGAAAAAATCTGACGATGAAATAAGGCTTGATTCCATGCTGCGTTACAGGATGGGAATAAAGCTGGACCCGTTTGTTGCTTTTATGGCGCAGACACAGATGACAGCCGGATATGTATACTCACCGGAAAAAATAGAAGTGTCCGCGTTTATGGACCCGGGTTATCTTAAAGAAAGTATAGGTTTTGTTTATTCACCCATAGAAAATTTAAGTGTAAGAATCGGCGCGGCAATTAAACACACAGTGACGGATAAATACGCGCTTTTATATGCCGGTGGAACCGAAAAGTTTAAAACTGAACCCGGCGCTGAAGCTGTCGCGGATTATACCCTTAAAATCGCGGAAAACATTATTTATGTAACCAAAGCGGAAGCTTTTACCGATTTTAAGGCTTCTGACAGGACAGACCTTTCATGGGATAACACAATCACATTTAAGTTTAACGAATACTTTAATATGGGGTTCAATTTCATGATGAAGTATGACAAGGACGTATCCACAAAGAGGCAGATTAAAGAGTCGCTTACTGCCGGAATCACGTATAACTTTATTTAGGATACAAAACCGCGGAACGCGCGGGAGCGCGTCCCCTACGAAAACAAAAACATAGACTGTAATACAAAAGCCCGGCGCATTAAGCACCGGGCTTTTGTATTGATAACGTTATTTTTTTGTTACTTTTTCTTCTTTGAACATAAATTTTGCCACCAGAAATACAACCCATGCGATTATTAAAAAATTAATAGTGGAGCTAAGCAAAGCTCCCCAGCCTATATTGAACTTCCAGATCATAATCGTGGCTTTTTCCCATTCTCCTCCGGGAATAAGCGCTCCCACCAGCGGCATTATAAGATTGTCTACAAGCGATTTTACAAGTTCAGTTGCCGCGCCGCCCATGATAAAACCTACCGCAAGCCCTATTACCTTGTATTCCTTTAAAAAGTCCTTAAATTCATTGATAAGGCTTACTTTTGCCTTTATAGTTACTTCTTTTTCTGTGTTTGTATTCTGTTCCGCCACCGTACTCCTCCTTATAGTTGAAATTACCCCGCTTTGTAAATACAGTAATACCATAAAACATATATAAAATAAAGTTTAAAAAAACCGCTAAAATCTGCTGTTTTATATTATGCAGCAGGGGCCTGTTTCACCAGTCAATATTGACTTTCCCGCCAGATATGGTATTTTATTAATATCAATTTAGTCCTTATAAAAATCCCGGTAAATAAGGTGCAAGGAGGTATTGTAATGGCGGAAGAAAAAGAAGAAAAGAAAGAAGAAGTAAAAGAAGAACAGCAGGAACCTTCTCTTGAACAGCAGGAAGCGGAACTTGAAAAGAAGATAGATGAAGACAAAAAACTTCTGGCAGAGACCACTGACAAATATCTGCGCGCACTTGCGGAGCTTGATAATTTCAGGAAAAGGGTGGCAAAAGACAAGGAAGATTTTGTAAAATTCGCGAAAGCCGACATAGTAAGGGATTTTCTGCCGGTAATTGACAACCTTGAAAGGGCGGTTGCGTCAGCCAAAGATATTAAAGAGGCAAAACCTTTAAGGCACGGAGTTGAAATGGTTTTAAAGCAGTTTGTGGAAATTTTTAAAAAGCAGGGCGTGGCGGAAATTGAATGCAAAGGAGTGTTTAATCCGGATTTTCACCACGTTGTGCATAAGGAACCCGCGGAAGGAAAAGAAGACGGGGAAATAATTGAAGTGTTTCAGAAAGGGTATATGTTTGAAGACAAGGTCATGAGGCCTGCAATGGTTAAAATAGCGGTAAAAAAATAAGAGCGGGGAAGATTAATGCCACATAAAGATTTATATGAAGTTCTTGGAGTTTCAAAAAATGCCACTGCTGATGAAATAAAATCCGCGTTCAGAAACATGGCCAAAAAGCACCATCCTGACGCGCATCAGGGCGAGAATGAAAAAAAGCAGGCAGAGGAAAAATTCAAGGAATTGGGCAATGCCTATGCCATATTAAGCGACCCTGATAAGCGCAAAAAGTATGACACTTACGGGTTTGACGGTTTAAAAGGTAATCAGGGCGCCGGCCAGTACGGCGGTTTTGAAGACATTTTCACGAATATGGGCGGAATGGGAGACGTATTCGGCGATATGTTCGGCGACATTTTTGGATTTGAATCGGGAAGGCGCGGCGGCCGCGGCAGGTCAAGGCGTGTTGACGGCGATGATCTTCAGGTAAATGCCGCTATGACTTTTGAAGAGGCGGCTTTCGGCAAGAAGGCCTCATTTGATATAAACAGGATGGAAGTCTGCGAAACCTGCAGGGGTGAAGGCATTAAACCGGGTACTTCAAAAAAAACGTGTTCCACGTGCGGCGGGCAGGGCAAAGTAAGGCAGTCTTCCGGATTTTTTTCAATGGTGACCACGTGCCCAAAATGCGGCGGAGAAGGCGAAATAGCGGAAGCTGTCTGTCCGGACTGTAACGGCAAAAGGCTTAAGCAGAAAAAGAAAACTATAGAAGTAAACATTCCGGCAGGCGTAGCCACAGGGTCGTATCTTAAGCTTTCAGGCGAAGGGCATAAAGGGCTGTTTGGCGGCATACCCGGAGATTTATTTGTGGCAGTCAAAGTGGAGCCGCATGAATTATATAAAAGGCAGGATAATGACGTAATACTTGACCTTCCTGTGACAATTACGCAGGCTGTACTTGGCGACCAGATTACAATTCCAACACTATACGGGAAAAAAGAGATAAAAATACCGGAAGGCACTCAGACAGGTGATACCATAAATATAAAGGGCGCGGGTTTTCAATCTTTATCAGGCAGGGGAAAAGGCGATATGCACGTTGTAATAAGGGTGGAAATACCCAGGAACCTTAATTCAAAGTTGAAAGACGCCTTTAAAAATGTTAAATTGATGGACAAGGAAGAATTCTATAATGATGTTAAGCAGTATTCAAAAGCCTCAAAAAAACACCTTGAAAAACAGTAAAGGAGGAATAAATGGGAGCGGAAGAGAAATTTGATGTCATAGTGGTAGGCGGAGGTCCCGCGGGCCTTACAGCCGCTTATGTAATGGCAAAAGCCGGGCTGCAGGTTGTGGTCTTAGAGCGCGGGGATTATTGCGGTTCCAAAAATATGTTCGGCGGAATGTTTTTTACAAACGTGTTAAGGGAATTAATACCTGATTTTGAAAAGGACGCGCCATTAGAAAGGGTTGTCACTAAAAGGCGCTGGTCGCTTTTAACCCCGGACGGCGAAATAGGCGGCGGTTTTAAGTTTTCAAAGTTCGCGCAGCAGCCGCACAATAACAGTTATACGGTATTAAGGGCAAAATTTGATAAATGGTTTTCCGAGAAAACCGAAGAAGCAGGCGCCATGATTCTTACCGGATGCGTGGTGGACGGATTTTTAAGGGACGAAAAAGGAAAAATTAACGGGGTAAAAGCCAGGATGGATGACGGCGACATTTATGCCGACTGTGTTATCCTTGCCGACGGCGTAAATTCCCTTCTTGCAAAGCAGCTTGATATGCACAAGGAACTTGCCCCTGAATGCACCATTGTGGGTATCAAAGAAGTTATTGAATTCCCGGAAGAAAAAATAATGGACCGCTTTGGCTTAAATGACGGTGAAGGCGTGGCTTACGAATATTTTGGATACGCCGCAAAGGGCGCCATTGGGTCCGGTTTTATTTATACAAACAAAAATACAATATCAGTGGGAGTAGGCGGTACAATTAAATCGCTTATGGAACACAAAATTAACCCTAATGACCTGCTGGAATGGTTTAAAAGCCACCCTGCAATTAAGCCGCTTGTAAACGGCGGGGAGCAGAGGGAATACGCCGCGCATTTAATTCCTGACGGCGGTTACAACAAACTTTCAAAATTATATAAGGATAATGTGCTGGTAGTCGGCGATGCCGCGGGTTTTGTAAACGCGTCGCTTTTCCACGAAGGCACAAACCTTGCGATGATGTCCGGAAAACTTGCCGGAGAGACTGTCATAAAAGCAAAAGAGGCAAATGATTTCAGCGAAGCCATGACGGCAAGATACGAACACCGTTTAAGGGAAAGTTTTGTGATGAAAGACATGAAGAAATTCCGCCATCTGGCGCACGTGCTTGATACCACACCGCAGCTGTTTGAAAAGTATCCCGTGATAATGGAAGAATTTGTGCGCGATATGTTTACGGTAGACGGCGAATCCAAGAACGCCAAACAGATGCGCCTTGTAATGAGGCTGTTAAGGAAAGAAAATCCCATCAGCTTCGCATTAACAGGCCTTAAGGGCAGGAGGGTAATCATATGAGCAAATTTACCACAATGGAAGACAAGCTGGGGCTTGATAAATTCACCCTGTTTCATCAGACACATTTAAAAATTAAAGACGGTTTTAAGTCAGGTGAAGCCGCAAAAAAGCTTGTAAACGATAAATTGTTTATCTGTCCGGCAAAGGTTTATACCTTAAACGAAAAGGACGAAGTGGTGGTTTCTTTTGAAAACTGCCTTGAATGCGGCACTTGCAGGGTTGCGGCGCCGGAAGCTGTGGAATGGGAACATCCGCAGGGCGGCCACGGTATTGTATACAGGCTTGGATAGAAAATAAAAAATTCTAAGGCGCCGGAAACGGCGCCTTTTTTTATCCCTGCTGCTGATGCGGCAGGAAAAAGGCGGAAATGATGGCTGAAGAAACTATTTCAAAAGGATATGTCCTGGTACTGGATGTAGGCAACAGCAATATAACGGCAGGCGTATTTTCACAGGATAATCTTCTTTTCAGTTTCCGTCTGCGCACAAATATAAATCTGACAGAAGACCAGTATTACACCCAGATTAAACAGCTGCTGGAAATAAATAAAACCGCTGTATCTGACATAAAAGGCGCCATAGTGGGAAGCGTGGTGCCTGTTATCACTGAAAGTTTTACGGGAATGATAAAAAAATATTTTGGTTTTAAGCCTGTTACCATAGGGCCTAAGACAAAGCTTAACATTAAAAATAAATACCGCAATAAGAACGAGGTCGGCGATGACCGTCTTGCCAACGCGGCAAAAGCCTATAATGTAAACAAGGGCAAAGACACCATAATAATAGACCTGGGAACATCAATAAACTTTGATGTGCTGGATAAAAAAGGTAATTTTCTTGGGGGCGCGATAATGCCGGGGATATATATGTCACTTCACGCCCTGTTTGCCCGCACAGCCAAACTTCCAAAGATAAACCTTAAATATGTGGATATAGGCATAGGAAAAACAACGGAACAGTCAATCACAAGCGGGGTTTTAAACGGCATAATTGGCGGAATAAACGAAACCGTAAAGATGATAAAAAAAGAGATGAAGATAAAAGATGTCACCATAATATTTACCGGCGGAGAGGTAAACCCGCTGGTAATTAAAAGGCTGAATGAAAAGCGCGTTATAAAAGATAGTGATTTTACCTTAAAAGGTTTTAAGCTGATATACGACATGAATGTGCGCAAAAGATAGCGCAGTTTTTATATATTTATATTTAAATTATTGTTTTTTATATAATAAATCTGACGTAAATAGTTATAGTTATTTACGCGCATAAAAATTATTTTAAGGTAATACCCTGTCAATCTTACAAAAAACCTGCTTGACTATAATAAAAGTATCTGTTATAAATTTAACTGGCCAGGGTTGAGTTACTCGTTAGCTCGTAAAACCCCTCTATGTCCCTGGCCTTAAAAAACCCCTAAAAAAACAGCATACAAAAAATGATGTATTTTATATGTGATATAATAGAAAGTGTGAAAGGCAGATGAATTTTTGGGGGAATGATGAAAAAAGCGGCAATAACGGGTTTAATTTTTCTTTTTATGTATATTAATATCTGCGCGCTGGATATACCGTTTTTTTATGAACCCGCGTCAGGCGCCGCGGTATCCGGGGCAAATACCGCCGGCGCGGATGATGAAACCGCGCTTTATTACAATCCCGCAGGTATGGTTTATGTTAAAAAAAATACCATATCAATTGACGGTAAAATAATGAATTATGATTTTTTGGGAGAAACGGCCAAAGAAAACTATTTCAATTCCGGAGTATCCGCAGGCGCTGCATTTAAAGGGTTCGGGTTCAGGGCGGTTTTTACGCAGGCGGGAGACAAACTTACCGTGGATGCGCAGGGAAACAGTTATCTGGAAGACACTTTGCTTTTAACCGGAGGATTCGGGTATGACTTAGGGGCGGTAAAAGCAGGCGCGGCTTTTAATATAATTGCGTTGTCCGGTATAGCCGAAGGCGTGTCGTTTGACGCGGGCATGCTTTTTGAAATAAATGAAAGGGTAAGGACGGGGGTAGCGGTAAAGAATCTTATAAATTCTTCTTTTATATACGTTCTTGATGATTATTCCATACTGTCAAAATGCATGATGCCGGTGTTTGTAAATATTGGTATAAACTTCAGGCCGGTTGATTTTATAAGTTTTAATTTTGATATTGATAATGTTTTTGAAGCACGCTCACGCGTGGAATTAATGTCCGGAGTGCCGGCTGAATATGTTTTTAAACGGCAGTTTAAACTTGGAATTCAGGGAAATGCAGGGGATAATTTTATTATAAAAGCCGGCATCAAGTCCGGTGAGAATAAAAATAACTCTAATCCATTTGAAAACGAATACGCGGTAAGGACTTCTGTTTCCGCGGGTGTGGGTTATGTAAATAATATCCTGAAAGTGGAAATTGTATATTTTAATGATTTTCGGACGGTCAACGGAACAAAAAATCCGGGCGGGTTTATGATAGGTTCGGGGTGGTATTTTTAGATTAATATTTTGTACTTGTAGGGGACGTGCTCCTGCGCGTCCCGCGGTTTAGGATTGTTTTTAATTTGTAAAATTAATAATTGCAAGGCGGAAAGCGCAAATAACATAGAAAAGGCCGGACAGCGCGGGAGCGCTGTCCCTACGAATACAAAGAATAAAAAATATATAGAGAAGGATAATAATGAAAAAAATAAAAAAATATCTCCCATTTGTCACGCTTGCTCTGGCAGCACTGCTTTTTATTATGTATAAAGCGGGGGCAAACCCTTACGCGTTTGGGGCGGTACTTTTTATCTTTGTGATATTTCAGATTGTGATAAGCGTTAAAAGGATGTCTGAAATAAACGCCGGCAGGGAAAGCGATTTAAAATTTGAAAGGGCGGCAAAGATTCTGGGTATTATAGCGGGATTATTGATATATGTTTTTACGGTTTTTGTCCTTGTGTTATTAGGGCTGCTTATGGCTGCTTCCGCGTCAGGCGATGAAGCGCTTATCTGGAATGTTTATGGAATAATATCGGCATTACAAAACGCAAAGTATTACATAACAGGAATCCTTTTTGTTATTTATCTTACGCGGTATTTTGTGCTTGTGTCAGGGTTTAAAACGCTTGATGATACGCAGAAAACCGATAAAGCCGCGTGGATAAAAGCGGAAAAAAGGCGCTCGCTAATTTACGCGGCGTTTATTCTTGCAGTGATGGGGTTGATTTTTTATTTAAGGGCAGCTCCCGGTTCTTTATCGTAGAGGCGCAATATATAGCGCCTCTGTTTTGTTTTTTTTATTGGTTTTGTACCGGTAGCCGCGCCTTTTCCCGGCCGTCGCAGCAATAAAAATACTATGGCGGAGATGACAGGGAGCGGAAGTTAAACAAAAAAATGAAAGAATTAGAACGAGACGCAATATATTGCGCCTCTACGATAAAGGACTAAACCAACTACACGAGCCTTAAAAGGGTGCGGTTATCAATACTGAAATAAAGGGGATAATCAATCGACTTTCAATATGGCAAGGAAGGCTTCCTGCGGGATTTCCACGGAGCCAATCTGTTTCATCCTTTTCTTTCCCTCTTTCTGTTTTTCAAGCAGCTTCCTTTTTCTTGTGATGTCGCCGCCATAGCACTTTGCAAGCACGTCTTTTCTAAGCGCGGGAATTGTTTCCCTGGCTATTATCTGCGCGCCTATGGCGCCCTGTATGGGCACGGGAAACTGCTGGCGGGGTATCGCGTCCTTTAATTTTTCGGTTAAGTCGCGCGCTTTGGCATACGCAAAGTCCGCGTGTGTTATAAATGAAAGCGAATCAACGGGTTCGTGGTTTACAAGAATATCCACGCGGTCAAGGTCGGCCGGCCTGTAATCAAGGATTTCATAGTCCATTGAAGCGTAGCCGCGCGACATTGATTTAAGTTTGTCATAAAAGTCCCAGATTATTTCCGCAAGCGGCATTTCATAGTGAAGTACCGCCCTTGTTGTGGACATGTATTCAGTTGTTTTATACATTCCGCGCTTGCTCTGGCAAAGCTGCATCATGGCGCCTATGTATTCCGGCGGGGTTATGATGGAAAACTTCACAAACGGTTCCTCTATCTTTTCTATCCTGCCGGCTTCCGGCATATCAGAAGGCGCGTCGCAGATAAGCACTTCTTTGGCCGTGGTATAAACTTTGTATTCAACGTTAGGCGCGGTGGCTATAAGGTTTAAATTATATTCGCGTTCAAGCCTTTCCTGAACAATTTCCATGTGCAGCAGCCCTAAAAATCCGCAGCGGTATCCAAAACCAAGCGCTTCCGATGATTCCGACGTGAAGGTAAGGGATGAATCGTTAAGCTGAAGTTTTAAAAGTGCTTCTTTTAATTCCGCGTACTGGTCATTTAAAACAGGGAACAATCCGCAGAATACCATTGGCTTTACTTCCTGATATCCGGGAAGCGGGTCCGCGCAGGGTTTATAAGTGTCTGTTACTGTATCGCCTATTTTTATGTCTTTTAAACTTTTGATTCCCGCCGTGATAAAACCGGTGTTGCCGGCAGTCAGTTCATCTGTTTCCACCATGCCGGGTTTAAAAATTCCAAGGGTGGTAACGTCCCAGTTGGTGCCGCTGGCCATCATATTGATGCGCATGCCTTTTTTTATGGAGCCGTCATAAAGCCTTATGAAAATTATAACGCCTTTGTAATAATCAAACTGCGCGTCCATTACAAGCGCTTTTAAAGGCGCGTTAACATCGCCGGTGGGGGGTTTAATTCTGTCCACTACCGCGTCAAGAATTTCTGTTATGCCAATGCCTTCTTTGGCGCTTGCTTTTATGCATTCTTCGGAAGGGATGGCAAGCAGCTCTTCAAGTTCCATCATTACTTTTTCCGGGTCGGCGGCGGGCATGTCAATTTTGTTGATTACGGGGATTAATGTAAGGTTGTTTCTTACCGCAATGTGGGTATTGGCCATTGTCTGCGCTTCCACGCCCTGCGACGCGTCCACCACTAAAAGCGCGCCTTCAGACGCGATAAGCGACCTGGAAACTTCGTATGTGAAATCAACGTGGCCGGGGGTATCCACAAGGTTTAAGGTGTATTCCTGTCCGTCTTTCACGTAATGTATCTGCACGGCTTTGGCTTTAATAGTTATGCCGCGCTCGCGTTCCAGTTCCATGCTGTCCAGATACTGCGCTTTCATGTTTCTTTTTTCAACGGTATGCGTTTCTTCCAGCAGGCGGTCCGCAAGCGTGGACTTGCCGTGGTCTATGTGCGCGATAATGCTGAAATTTCTTATAAACTTCATATAATCATTTGTCATTTTGTTCTACCTTCACGTATTTATATTCAAAGTAACGTTTCTGTGTCTGCTTATCGCCGTATTGTATCATAAAAGCAATCATCTGCATGTTCTGTTTGCGGCGGTCTATTTTGGCCGCCTGCATATTGATGTTAAAAGTCCTTATTTCGCCCGGAGCAAGGTAAAAGGACTGGTCTATGGCGTCGCTCATTGCAAGGTTGGCAATTCTCATCGGTTTCATCACGTAATTACCGCCGGTCTTGGAATTGTTTTTAATGTTTATTTCCATGGTAAACGG encodes the following:
- a CDS encoding MscL family protein, with the protein product MVLLYLQSGVISTIRRSTVAEQNTNTEKEVTIKAKVSLINEFKDFLKEYKVIGLAVGFIMGGAATELVKSLVDNLIMPLVGALIPGGEWEKATIMIWKFNIGWGALLSSTINFLIIAWVVFLVAKFMFKEEKVTKK
- the dnaJ gene encoding molecular chaperone DnaJ → MPHKDLYEVLGVSKNATADEIKSAFRNMAKKHHPDAHQGENEKKQAEEKFKELGNAYAILSDPDKRKKYDTYGFDGLKGNQGAGQYGGFEDIFTNMGGMGDVFGDMFGDIFGFESGRRGGRGRSRRVDGDDLQVNAAMTFEEAAFGKKASFDINRMEVCETCRGEGIKPGTSKKTCSTCGGQGKVRQSSGFFSMVTTCPKCGGEGEIAEAVCPDCNGKRLKQKKKTIEVNIPAGVATGSYLKLSGEGHKGLFGGIPGDLFVAVKVEPHELYKRQDNDVILDLPVTITQAVLGDQITIPTLYGKKEIKIPEGTQTGDTINIKGAGFQSLSGRGKGDMHVVIRVEIPRNLNSKLKDAFKNVKLMDKEEFYNDVKQYSKASKKHLEKQ
- a CDS encoding 4Fe-4S dicluster domain-containing protein, with the translated sequence MSKFTTMEDKLGLDKFTLFHQTHLKIKDGFKSGEAAKKLVNDKLFICPAKVYTLNEKDEVVVSFENCLECGTCRVAAPEAVEWEHPQGGHGIVYRLG
- a CDS encoding nucleotidyl transferase AbiEii/AbiGii toxin family protein; its protein translation is MSFESIVYPLQDKVLAVFEKAGTPFYLTGGTALSRFYFNHRYSDDLDFFVNDDPKFHEYLKILFEALKREGVEFAVKMNDERFARIIAGEGLKVEFVNDIPFYFGEPVKIKGAPYSRIDNLINILSNKITAFKDRDEAKDIIDIREIANSIKPDWKLIFEAADSKAAGVFPPAIAEKMDEFNLDLLDNVKWIKKPDKTLFAQDIQKIIKDMLEVK
- the grpE gene encoding nucleotide exchange factor GrpE gives rise to the protein MAEEKEEKKEEVKEEQQEPSLEQQEAELEKKIDEDKKLLAETTDKYLRALAELDNFRKRVAKDKEDFVKFAKADIVRDFLPVIDNLERAVASAKDIKEAKPLRHGVEMVLKQFVEIFKKQGVAEIECKGVFNPDFHHVVHKEPAEGKEDGEIIEVFQKGYMFEDKVMRPAMVKIAVKK
- a CDS encoding DUF3078 domain-containing protein is translated as MKRILFVLSAVIVFSLSAFAEESAATTAAVQPEAASTPVAPQGWLKPVVTGAVNFSQAGFDNWAAGGENNWAWTASLLAGENYDVEKWLWENTLKLKYGMIDTDAADPKKSDDEIRLDSMLRYRMGIKLDPFVAFMAQTQMTAGYVYSPEKIEVSAFMDPGYLKESIGFVYSPIENLSVRIGAAIKHTVTDKYALLYAGGTEKFKTEPGAEAVADYTLKIAENIIYVTKAEAFTDFKASDRTDLSWDNTITFKFNEYFNMGFNFMMKYDKDVSTKRQIKESLTAGITYNFI
- a CDS encoding FAD-dependent oxidoreductase, with protein sequence MGAEEKFDVIVVGGGPAGLTAAYVMAKAGLQVVVLERGDYCGSKNMFGGMFFTNVLRELIPDFEKDAPLERVVTKRRWSLLTPDGEIGGGFKFSKFAQQPHNNSYTVLRAKFDKWFSEKTEEAGAMILTGCVVDGFLRDEKGKINGVKARMDDGDIYADCVILADGVNSLLAKQLDMHKELAPECTIVGIKEVIEFPEEKIMDRFGLNDGEGVAYEYFGYAAKGAIGSGFIYTNKNTISVGVGGTIKSLMEHKINPNDLLEWFKSHPAIKPLVNGGEQREYAAHLIPDGGYNKLSKLYKDNVLVVGDAAGFVNASLFHEGTNLAMMSGKLAGETVIKAKEANDFSEAMTARYEHRLRESFVMKDMKKFRHLAHVLDTTPQLFEKYPVIMEEFVRDMFTVDGESKNAKQMRLVMRLLRKENPISFALTGLKGRRVII
- the lepA gene encoding elongation factor 4 yields the protein MTNDYMKFIRNFSIIAHIDHGKSTLADRLLEETHTVEKRNMKAQYLDSMELERERGITIKAKAVQIHYVKDGQEYTLNLVDTPGHVDFTYEVSRSLIASEGALLVVDASQGVEAQTMANTHIAVRNNLTLIPVINKIDMPAADPEKVMMELEELLAIPSEECIKASAKEGIGITEILDAVVDRIKPPTGDVNAPLKALVMDAQFDYYKGVIIFIRLYDGSIKKGMRINMMASGTNWDVTTLGIFKPGMVETDELTAGNTGFITAGIKSLKDIKIGDTVTDTYKPCADPLPGYQEVKPMVFCGLFPVLNDQYAELKEALLKLQLNDSSLTFTSESSEALGFGYRCGFLGLLHMEIVQERLEREYNLNLIATAPNVEYKVYTTAKEVLICDAPSDMPEAGRIEKIEEPFVKFSIITPPEYIGAMMQLCQSKRGMYKTTEYMSTTRAVLHYEMPLAEIIWDFYDKLKSMSRGYASMDYEILDYRPADLDRVDILVNHEPVDSLSFITHADFAYAKARDLTEKLKDAIPRQQFPVPIQGAIGAQIIARETIPALRKDVLAKCYGGDITRKRKLLEKQKEGKKRMKQIGSVEIPQEAFLAILKVD
- a CDS encoding type III pantothenate kinase, which produces MAEETISKGYVLVLDVGNSNITAGVFSQDNLLFSFRLRTNINLTEDQYYTQIKQLLEINKTAVSDIKGAIVGSVVPVITESFTGMIKKYFGFKPVTIGPKTKLNIKNKYRNKNEVGDDRLANAAKAYNVNKGKDTIIIDLGTSINFDVLDKKGNFLGGAIMPGIYMSLHALFARTAKLPKINLKYVDIGIGKTTEQSITSGVLNGIIGGINETVKMIKKEMKIKDVTIIFTGGEVNPLVIKRLNEKRVIKDSDFTLKGFKLIYDMNVRKR
- a CDS encoding CPBP family intramembrane metalloprotease; amino-acid sequence: MKNNRALMYVVSVLTVTFLYSITFFFIPLKEMGEICLLSVPGPQGNPVCAVNFSLVFLGVYMLIPLIVTLILQKIVYKEPLKEIGFKFKWSPWYLFALFAPIAISFLSSAAALIFPGISLTPDMSGMIDRYKDMLSPEQVEAMRQQLANAGPSVLIMSIVQMIVAAVTINAVFALGEEAGWRGFFLKNLPSMSFYKKSALIGAVWGFWHLPVIIQGYNYPQHPIAGVFMMIVFCVLYSPIFTYTVEKTGSVFSAAILHGAINASAGAAVMYIKGGDDLTAGVMASSGFIVLITINVLIYFYDKIISKEKIINKA